In Apium graveolens cultivar Ventura chromosome 10, ASM990537v1, whole genome shotgun sequence, the following are encoded in one genomic region:
- the LOC141689675 gene encoding malonyl-coenzyme A:anthocyanin 3-O-glucoside-6''-O-malonyltransferase-like, translated as MEGLSATLTVFEQCSVSPPRDPVAVTSLPLQFFDLIWLPFNPLARVIFFDFPYSTQHFVQHTVPIIKTSLSMPLKHFTPLAGKLLAPSDTSSTTDFQIRYLDGDSVSVTFAECTDDLDQFLGNHVRDVNMLKPLVPQLQSTTCIDTSGEKCSASTVFAIQVTVFPNRGICIGITNSHVVADGSSVFNFVRAWASIAKQVHISDGKLDVNDLVPYEDFQIPSYDRSCIKDPHGLSTVLVKTLGPLVKQMQQQKETTQDSSNIKVRATFVLTEANIKALKNMVSTKRPNLAYLSSFTVMCAYLWTCFAKTRASVLEEVHNLDESQNFGFVMDCRARLDPPLPASYFGNCLVLCLGVQTGRVIVGEEGLAAAAEVLGDSISVKLKEGPLHRSDKWLEDLSGAMRGEWTIGIAGSPKLDYYNSIDFGWGKPLKFEFVDEPLSLSRCKDSKMDTEIGVILPKNEMDEFSNVFAQGLRSLVG; from the coding sequence ATGGAGGGTCTATCAGCCACACTAACAGTTTTTGAACAGTGCAGTGTCTCTCCACCCCGCGACCCTGTTGCAGTCACCTCTCTGCCCCTCCAGTTCTTCGACTTAATATGGCTCCCTTTCAATCCCCTTGCCCGTGTCATCTTCTTCGATTTTCCATACTCCACTCAACATTTTGTTCAACACACAGTTCCAATTATCAAGACCTCGTTATCTATGCCTCTCAAACACTTCACTCCTTTAGCTGGAAAATTACTAGCACCCTCCGATACTAGTTCCACCACTGATTTTCAAATTCGATACTTGGATGGAGACTCGGTGTCTGTAACATTTGCTGAGTGCACCGATGATCTCGATCAGTTTTTGGGAAACcatgtacgtgatgttaacatgttaaagCCTCTGGTTCCGCAACTCCAGTCAACTACTTGTATTGATACCTCCGGGGAAAAATGCTCTGCTTCTACTGTGTTTGCTATCCAAGTGACTGTATTTCCAAACCGCGGTATCTGTATTGGAATCACGAACTCACACGTTGTTGCAGATGGAAGCTCCGTGTTCAACTTTGTACGAGCATGGGCTTCGATTGCTAAACAAGTTCATATCTCTGATGGTAAACTTGATGTTAATGATTTGGTACCTTATGAGGACTTTCAAATTCCAAGTTATGATAGGAGTTGTATCAAAGACCCCCATGGTCTAAGTACTGTGCTTGTGAAAACATTAGGACCGCTAGTTAAGCAGATGCAGCAACAAAAGGAGACTACTCAAGATTCCTCAAACATTAAGGTTAGGGCAACATTTGTATTAACTGAAGCAAATATTAAGGCCCTGAAGAACATGGTATCAACAAAACGGCCAAACTTAGCATATTTGTCGTCTTTCACCGTTATGTGTGCTTATCTATGGACATGTTTTGCAAAAACACGGGCCAGTGTTCTGGAAGAGGTGCACAATTTAGATGAGTCTCAGAACTTTGGGTTTGTTATGGATTGTCGTGCTCGATTAGATCCGCCCTTGCCTGCTTCTTACTTCGGCAATTGCTTAGTGCTATGTCTTGGAGTGCAAACAGGCAGGGTTATAGTAGGAGAAGAAGGCCTTGCTGCTGCTGCTGAAGTGTTGGGAGATTCAATATCTGTGAAGCTTAAGGAAGGTCCGTTGCACCGTTCAGACAAGTGGCTGGAGGACCTTTCCGGTGCAATGAGAGGGGAATGGACTATTGGTATTGCTGGCTCCCCCAAGTTGGACTATTACAACAGCATAGATTTTGGATGGGGTAAACCTCTAAAGTTTGAATTTGTGGACGAACCATTATCTCTGTCGAGATGTAAAGATTCAAAAATGGATACCGAGATAGGCGTGATCTTACCTAAAAATGAAATGGATGAGTTCTCAAATGTCTTCGCACAGGGGTTGCGTAGTTTGGTTGGCTAA